A single Bacillus sp. HMF5848 DNA region contains:
- a CDS encoding monovalent cation/H+ antiporter complex subunit F, whose amino-acid sequence MVYLILAIVLLAILTFYRVMKGPSVHDKLAAMHSIGVMFLLVLVLLSYYFEREIFIDVALVYGALLFVVVLMMAKYLGKAEKGGVDDSFN is encoded by the coding sequence GTGGTTTATTTAATACTCGCCATTGTTTTATTAGCTATTTTAACTTTTTATAGAGTAATGAAAGGTCCCAGTGTACATGATAAACTAGCTGCTATGCATTCTATAGGTGTCATGTTTTTATTAGTGCTAGTGTTATTAAGTTATTATTTTGAAAGAGAAATTTTTATTGATGTGGCTTTAGTTTACGGAGCTTTATTATTTGTAGTTGTTTTAATGATGGCTAAATATTTAGGAAAAGCAGAAAAAGGAGGAGTTGATGATTCATTTAATTGA
- a CDS encoding hydrogenase subunit MbhD domain-containing protein translates to MIDIILNILMIFLLFTAFFIVFTKDMLNAVITLPIFGATLVLIFVILQAPGAALAEAVIAAGLTTCFFVITINKTGAPTR, encoded by the coding sequence ATGATTGATATCATACTTAATATTTTGATGATTTTCTTACTATTTACCGCATTCTTTATTGTATTTACTAAAGATATGCTCAACGCCGTTATTACTCTCCCCATATTTGGTGCTACTTTAGTACTAATTTTTGTGATACTCCAAGCTCCGGGTGCTGCTCTGGCTGAAGCGGTCATTGCTGCCGGCTTAACTACTTGTTTTTTTGTAATAACTATCAATAAAACGGGAGCTCCTACGAGATGA
- a CDS encoding complex I subunit 5 family protein, which yields MQSAVWVILLPLLTAFFLGISKLYFKQIFFPLVTGSAVLYLYVLILTIQNSYPPRVYSIGGWGLLGINVMADPFSAMMLLIIAVLFIPVIIFSLEYITINKHTYFILTYVMIAGIAGMVMTTDLFNLYVFLEVSSLSSCALTALKKTDKGIEGTFKYLTMSTLGSFFILLATILTYYVTGTLNMAEIALAFEHIPILLKSTLMSFFVFGYVIKIGLFPLHAWLPDAYEDSPIPYNVFSSGLMMKSAVYALIKVLYIIFGIEFLSESGMLKIGVFWGVITFVIAHVLAFQQSNVIRLLAYSSIAQIGYITIGLFVGSEGGLIGGSFHILNHAIMKGTLFLVVAIFYYSLNTVDIEELKGLGYKFPLLTFVFVVAGLSIVGLPPFNGFMSKWLIVEAALEAGFVYAAFSILVGTFLSLTYYLKVIVTLYTKTEEEKLIKKPGLFLQLPTIFLGSLCIVFGIFPSLPLRLIYHIPAFLLDNSAYIRVLLGG from the coding sequence TTGCAATCAGCTGTCTGGGTTATACTTTTACCTTTATTAACTGCCTTCTTTCTTGGCATTTCTAAACTATATTTCAAACAGATATTTTTTCCTCTAGTAACCGGTAGTGCGGTCTTGTATTTATATGTATTAATTTTAACCATTCAAAATAGTTATCCCCCAAGAGTTTACAGTATTGGTGGATGGGGACTGTTAGGAATTAATGTAATGGCGGATCCTTTTTCCGCTATGATGTTGTTGATAATAGCTGTATTATTTATACCTGTTATCATTTTTTCCTTAGAATATATCACGATCAATAAACACACATATTTCATTCTTACCTATGTAATGATAGCTGGTATTGCAGGCATGGTTATGACTACTGATTTATTCAATCTGTATGTCTTCTTGGAAGTGAGTTCTCTCAGTTCTTGCGCTTTGACGGCTCTAAAAAAGACTGATAAGGGGATAGAAGGTACTTTCAAGTATTTAACTATGTCTACATTGGGGAGCTTTTTCATTTTACTAGCTACCATCTTAACGTATTATGTAACTGGCACTCTCAATATGGCTGAAATTGCCTTGGCCTTTGAACATATCCCAATCCTGCTAAAAAGTACACTGATGTCTTTTTTTGTTTTTGGCTATGTCATAAAGATAGGCTTATTTCCCCTGCATGCCTGGCTACCAGATGCGTATGAAGACTCCCCTATCCCTTATAATGTTTTTTCTTCGGGATTGATGATGAAATCTGCTGTATATGCCTTAATCAAAGTTTTATATATTATTTTTGGAATTGAATTTCTCTCTGAAAGTGGCATGTTAAAGATTGGTGTTTTCTGGGGAGTCATTACGTTTGTGATTGCGCATGTTTTAGCCTTTCAGCAGTCAAATGTAATCCGCCTTCTTGCGTATTCTAGCATTGCCCAGATAGGCTATATCACGATCGGATTATTTGTGGGCAGTGAAGGAGGATTAATCGGTGGGAGTTTCCATATTTTAAATCATGCCATCATGAAAGGAACTTTATTTTTAGTTGTAGCCATTTTTTATTACAGTTTAAACACTGTTGATATTGAGGAACTTAAAGGGTTAGGTTACAAATTCCCCCTACTTACATTTGTCTTCGTGGTTGCTGGGCTTTCGATAGTGGGCCTACCACCCTTCAATGGATTTATGAGTAAATGGCTTATAGTCGAAGCAGCCCTAGAAGCTGGCTTTGTGTATGCTGCTTTTTCAATTCTAGTGGGAACGTTTTTATCTTTAACGTACTATTTAAAAGTCATTGTTACATTATATACAAAAACGGAAGAAGAAAAATTAATAAAGAAACCCGGTTTATTTTTACAATTACCAACAATATTTCTCGGTAGTTTATGTATTGTGTTTGGTATATTCCCTTCTTTGCCTTTACGTCTGATTTATCATATACCGGCATTTCTGCTGGATAATAGTGCTTACATACGAGTGTTACTAGGAGGTTGA
- the mbhE gene encoding hydrogen gas-evolving membrane-bound hydrogenase subunit E, translating to MVKSFYKISLILLLANFLFLIFKDIHNLDTNRYLAEHYISQGVKETGSINLVTSVLYDYRALDTLGEATVLLTAAAALAFLVPAKKGVMLGTTFTMIVYETLIFMIPFLAVLGAYLICFGHLSSGGGFVGGVVLAIIPILLTIIHSVEFSEYKIKPNNKSLLENIGSINFILLGLLGIFTGSNFLANGQSSFSLGNPGELISAGLIPYLNIMIGFKVGAGLAKIFNSLIKEE from the coding sequence ATGGTTAAAAGCTTCTATAAAATAAGCCTTATTTTGTTGTTGGCTAATTTCTTATTCCTTATATTTAAAGACATTCATAATCTTGATACTAACAGATATTTAGCTGAACACTACATTTCTCAAGGGGTAAAGGAAACTGGTTCGATAAATTTAGTTACGTCAGTCCTATATGACTACCGAGCGCTTGATACTTTAGGTGAAGCGACTGTCCTTTTAACTGCTGCTGCAGCTTTAGCTTTTCTGGTTCCCGCAAAAAAAGGAGTCATGCTTGGTACTACATTTACCATGATTGTTTATGAAACTCTAATATTTATGATTCCATTTTTAGCTGTTTTAGGAGCATATTTAATATGTTTTGGTCATCTCAGTTCTGGCGGAGGTTTTGTCGGCGGAGTTGTTTTGGCTATAATCCCCATACTGCTGACCATAATTCATAGTGTTGAATTCTCCGAATATAAAATCAAACCTAACAACAAATCGTTATTAGAAAATATTGGGTCCATTAACTTTATATTACTGGGATTACTCGGAATATTCACAGGAAGTAATTTTCTGGCCAACGGGCAGAGTAGTTTTAGCCTTGGAAATCCCGGGGAATTAATTAGTGCCGGATTGATCCCTTACTTAAATATAATGATTGGTTTTAAAGTAGGAGCTGGTCTGGCCAAAATTTTCAATAGTTTAATTAAGGAGGAGTAA
- a CDS encoding monovalent cation/H(+) antiporter subunit G, with protein sequence MIHLIDMLSQIFVYICFITGFYFLVSTTVGMIRLPDLYTRLHISSKCLMAGGISILVGCIVQEGIGSISFKLFVIIIFLFITLPVATHVIANVPNNYEETPIPKNDIGE encoded by the coding sequence ATGATTCATTTAATTGATATGTTAAGTCAAATATTTGTCTATATATGTTTTATAACGGGCTTTTATTTTTTGGTTAGTACAACTGTGGGTATGATTAGACTTCCTGATTTGTATACCAGGTTACATATTAGCTCCAAATGTCTGATGGCTGGAGGTATTTCAATTTTAGTAGGATGTATCGTGCAGGAAGGAATCGGATCTATTTCTTTCAAGCTTTTTGTCATCATTATTTTTTTATTCATCACGCTGCCTGTAGCAACTCATGTTATAGCCAATGTTCCGAATAATTATGAGGAAACACCCATACCGAAAAACGATATTGGTGAATGA
- a CDS encoding proton-conducting transporter membrane subunit, producing the protein MITPGILYITGALLLFLAVHEKIKYVISLLITVGALIITFNLVLGYSVQLEFLHYTLTPFRVDNISKITGLIFTVGGLASVMYCIHVCSISNLRLIFLFIGSALTVVFSGDFFTLYVFWELMTISSAFIIMMASDTTKKIGYYYFLMHVAGSLCLLWGIFLQYSATGTLTLNTIEAGMPFFMIAVGVKLAFMGFHTWLPPAYSKAPFYVSVVLSIFTTKVGVYVMSLLVPGIHWLAYAGLISALFGIVMALRQNQVLKFLSYSIIIQVGFMIIGISIGTEAGISGAIFHVVNHILYKTVLFMAVGVVIYTTGEDTFENLGVMGRKLPVTSIATMVAFLGIAGVPFFNGYVSKTIIKDSLHEPLLTWGFNVMSFGTSLIFLKFIYYAFFKKNQFNVEKKTAISMQFGLGVLTVLMLLVGISPSLLENLATVNLDIKYFDTKHMLSGIYPFLWSILVFIFLKKYLVKNYERILHYDLYRKLATVFVTTGYQLSTYHDGKLNTYLLWATTTLIILLSLLMF; encoded by the coding sequence ATGATTACTCCAGGTATTTTGTATATAACAGGTGCTTTACTTTTATTTTTGGCTGTTCATGAAAAAATAAAATACGTCATTTCTCTCCTCATTACTGTAGGAGCTCTTATTATTACGTTTAATCTAGTACTCGGTTATAGCGTACAACTGGAGTTTCTTCATTATACTCTCACCCCTTTTAGAGTAGATAATATTAGTAAAATAACAGGATTAATTTTTACTGTCGGTGGCCTCGCTTCTGTCATGTATTGTATTCATGTTTGTTCTATAAGTAACTTAAGGTTAATATTTCTGTTTATTGGAAGTGCGCTGACTGTCGTTTTTTCTGGTGATTTTTTTACTCTATATGTTTTCTGGGAACTCATGACAATCAGTTCAGCTTTTATTATTATGATGGCAAGTGATACAACTAAAAAAATAGGGTACTATTATTTTCTAATGCATGTGGCAGGAAGCTTATGTTTATTATGGGGGATATTTTTACAGTACTCCGCGACAGGAACGTTAACTTTGAATACTATAGAGGCTGGCATGCCTTTTTTCATGATTGCGGTAGGAGTTAAACTGGCCTTTATGGGCTTTCATACTTGGCTGCCACCCGCTTACAGCAAAGCCCCTTTTTATGTTTCAGTCGTATTGTCGATATTTACGACAAAAGTGGGCGTCTATGTCATGAGCCTCTTGGTGCCAGGGATACATTGGTTAGCCTATGCCGGACTCATCTCAGCGTTGTTTGGCATTGTAATGGCCTTAAGACAAAACCAAGTCCTAAAGTTTTTGAGCTATTCCATCATCATCCAGGTTGGTTTTATGATTATTGGTATAAGTATAGGTACCGAAGCAGGAATATCAGGAGCTATTTTTCACGTAGTGAATCACATTTTATATAAAACGGTATTATTTATGGCAGTGGGAGTTGTCATCTATACTACCGGGGAGGATACTTTTGAGAATTTAGGAGTCATGGGTAGAAAGCTTCCTGTCACGTCTATAGCAACAATGGTAGCTTTTTTGGGGATAGCTGGCGTTCCATTTTTTAATGGATATGTGAGTAAGACCATTATTAAAGATTCGTTACATGAACCATTATTAACCTGGGGCTTCAACGTGATGAGTTTTGGGACATCTCTCATATTTTTAAAATTTATATATTATGCCTTTTTTAAAAAGAATCAATTTAACGTAGAGAAAAAAACAGCCATTAGTATGCAGTTCGGCTTGGGAGTTTTAACTGTTCTAATGCTATTGGTTGGTATTAGTCCTTCCCTGTTAGAAAATTTGGCTACTGTTAATCTAGATATAAAATATTTTGATACAAAACACATGTTAAGTGGCATTTATCCCTTTCTCTGGTCCATTCTTGTATTTATTTTTTTAAAGAAGTATTTAGTGAAGAACTATGAGAGAATTCTACATTATGATTTGTATCGTAAACTAGCTACAGTGTTCGTAACTACAGGCTATCAGCTAAGTACCTATCATGACGGAAAATTAAATACATATTTGTTATGGGCCACCACTACTTTAATCATTCTGTTGTCATTGTTAATGTTCTAA
- a CDS encoding Na+/H+ antiporter subunit E yields the protein MKIKILTFVLTLALWFVFAGKVNIQVLLLGSIICSLVSLKLPDTVFRLVQKKYVTKAFFLKLYYIYLVVSAFIYDVFLSAFRVSKHAFERTPSISSRMVRIETSLGNLNSIAVFANFITLPRGSLAIDIDNFNRDYRIHWIDVHSDEEAEIKKARIRKHENLIAKIFD from the coding sequence TTGAAGATAAAAATATTAACATTTGTTCTAACTCTGGCATTATGGTTTGTTTTTGCAGGCAAAGTTAATATTCAAGTTTTGTTGTTAGGTAGTATTATTTGTTCTTTGGTTTCGCTTAAGTTGCCTGATACTGTATTTAGATTAGTACAAAAGAAATATGTGACGAAGGCATTTTTCTTAAAGTTATATTACATATATTTAGTAGTCAGTGCTTTTATATATGATGTATTCCTATCTGCATTCAGAGTATCCAAACATGCATTTGAAAGAACACCTTCAATTTCTTCCCGCATGGTTAGAATCGAAACATCTCTTGGAAATCTAAACAGTATTGCAGTTTTCGCCAATTTTATCACATTACCTCGAGGGTCACTGGCAATTGATATTGATAATTTTAATAGAGACTATCGTATTCACTGGATAGATGTTCACAGTGATGAAGAAGCAGAAATAAAGAAAGCACGTATCCGTAAACATGAAAATTTAATAGCAAAAATATTTGATTAA
- a CDS encoding STAS/SEC14 domain-containing protein, protein MISINSNEIDHIIDVEVQGKISENDIHEFEQYFKQKKDNQEELNLLLVMEDVKYSMNGLLEDIKFDIKNMKDFNKIAVVSDKHWVEMGSKITDILPGIEVKHFNDNEKDKAQAWLN, encoded by the coding sequence ATGATTTCAATAAATTCAAATGAAATTGATCACATTATTGACGTAGAAGTACAGGGTAAAATTAGTGAAAATGATATTCATGAGTTTGAACAGTACTTTAAACAAAAAAAAGACAATCAGGAAGAACTTAATTTGTTATTGGTTATGGAAGATGTTAAATACTCGATGAATGGATTATTAGAAGACATTAAATTTGATATTAAAAATATGAAAGACTTTAATAAGATTGCCGTTGTTAGTGATAAACACTGGGTTGAAATGGGGAGCAAAATAACTGACATTTTACCCGGAATTGAGGTTAAACATTTTAACGATAATGAAAAAGATAAAGCACAAGCCTGGTTAAATTAA
- a CDS encoding S9 family peptidase has translation MDWGIFAITCYRTASTLLLYPSRGLASNLNADANAIEGIKTMTVPFLGLFGEKDQNVDVYESYKVYDETFKAMGKENYELKIFSDATHELLKSKYQDQEPLLLIHSFLIGDKIYTSDFLDTLSNWIKNLP, from the coding sequence ATGGATTGGGGGATTTTTGCTATTACTTGCTATCGTACTGCTAGCACTTTGTTACTGTATCCTAGCAGGGGTCTGGCTTCAAATCTAAACGCAGATGCCAATGCCATTGAAGGTATAAAAACCATGACAGTTCCTTTTTTGGGTCTGTTTGGAGAAAAAGATCAAAACGTAGATGTTTATGAGAGTTATAAAGTCTATGATGAGACATTTAAAGCCATGGGCAAAGAAAACTATGAACTTAAGATTTTTTCAGATGCCACTCATGAGCTTTTAAAAAGTAAGTATCAAGACCAAGAACCCCTTCTTTTGATCCACAGTTTTCTTATTGGAGATAAAATCTATACAAGTGATTTTTTGGATACTTTAAGCAACTGGATAAAGAATTTGCCTTAG
- a CDS encoding sodium:proton antiporter — MAIPYFVVIILFCLGLYTIITEKNLIKIAIGFTIAETSLILLLILISYKPGGTAPILDREYEIVVDPIPQALALTAIVIGGSVTAVMLTLIIKIHKRYGTLNIDEVRKLRG, encoded by the coding sequence GTGGCCATACCCTATTTTGTAGTCATAATTTTGTTTTGTCTGGGATTGTATACGATCATTACCGAAAAAAATTTAATAAAAATTGCTATAGGATTTACGATTGCAGAAACTTCCTTAATTTTATTATTAATACTGATAAGTTATAAACCGGGTGGAACTGCTCCTATTTTAGACAGGGAATATGAAATAGTAGTAGATCCTATCCCTCAGGCACTGGCTTTAACAGCCATTGTTATCGGGGGAAGTGTGACAGCTGTCATGCTGACTTTAATAATTAAAATACATAAAAGGTATGGAACTTTAAACATTGATGAGGTCCGAAAACTGAGAGGATAA